ACTCGCTCTCTTCGGCGTTGCAGGTTTCAGGCTGGTGCCCGCGGTGACGAGGTTCCAGACCATCATGGCGCAGACGGCTGCGGCGATGCCCTACGCTGAGCGTGTTCTCGACGAGATCGAGATCGGCCGACAGAACCGCGAATCGTATGCCGTTAAGCAGAGCGGCCGCACGTTGGATTCGGAAGTGCGAAACCTCCGTCTCGATAACGTCAGTTTCAGGTACCCAAATGCATCCTCACTCGCCGTCGACGGAGTCTCCTTCGACATTCCGTTCGGCTCGTCCCTAGCGCTTGTCGGCGAGTCGGGTTCAGGCAAGTCAACGTTGGTCGACATCATGCTGGGACTGCTCGAGCCCACCGACGGCGCTCTATTCATTGATGACGTACCGATGTCAGAGGCGATGGCCTCCTGGCAGTCGCGAGTCGGCTACGTCCCCCAGCATGTCGCCATCTTTGATTCGACGGTCGCCCACAATGTCGCGCTGACATGGGAGGACAGCCTGATCGACGACGACAGAGTGCGGCGTGCTCTGGAGCGCGCGCAGCTGCTTGATGTCATCGAGGCGAGGCCGGAGGGCATCCATGGCAAGGTCGGAGAAGGCGGAATCAGCCTGTCGGGCGGACAGCGACAGAGACTGGGCATTGCGCGAGCTCTCTACTCGGATCCGATTGTGCTCGTCATGGACGAGGCGACATCGGCGCTGGACACGGCGACTGAAGCCGCAGTTACGGATGCCGTTCGCGCCCTTGCTGGCGACGTAACGACCATTGTTGTCGCACACAGACTCGCGACCATCCGACACTCGGATCAGGTCTGTTTCATGAAAGATGGCAAAGTTGCCGCTCGTGGCACATTCGATGAGGTTGTCAGGGACGAGCCGGAGTTCGCCAGACAGGCGCTTCTCGCGGGCCTGACGCCAGATGGGAATCTGAAGAACTATGGCTAGTGACTCGCCGGCAAGCTGGAGCTCGACCACACTCACGAAAGGCTCGCGGCCCGCTCGAATTGCGCAGCTGGTCGCCCATGAAGTCTTTAGGGACGCGCGCGTGCTGAAGGAGGCAGGTTCGGCCACTTCTGCGGGTGCCGACGTGAAGATCTTCAGTCGTGCTCTGCAGGGCGCTCCAACGAAGGAAAAGCACATCGTTGTCGACGGGCGCGCAGTGCTCAGAGTCCCGGGTATCTCTGCCTATTCCGTTGTCCCTAAACGACTCTTGCACTCATTGCGACGCGGATCAGGAATGAGTGTTGACGCGGCAGGTCACATTTCGGCGGAGCCAGATACCCTCAACTCTTCTTTGTTGCAGCCCTTGACTGCGAAGCAAAGGGCCGTCAAGAAGTTGAAAGACGCAGGTTACAGAGTTGCGAACACCATCGACTCCCCGCTCGGGCTGGCTTCCTGGTGGATGAGAATGGTCGCGGAGCTCAAGGCGTTCGAACCCGACCTCATCCACTGCAATGATGGCAACACTCTCGTCCCAGGTTATCTCGCAGCCAGGGCTCTAAAAGTTCCATTTGTATACGATTCTCACGAACTCTGGCTGCACAGGGCGACAAAGAAAAACCGCATCATGGCGCCACACGTCGAGGCTCTCTACGAGAGGGTGACCGTGCCCGCCGCGGCTGGGGTTATTACCGTCTCTGACTCCATTGCACGCTGGTTGAAGGACAAGTACAGGCTTAGGACCCTGCCTACTGTCGTGCGCAATGCTCCAGATCCGATCGACGACGTTCCGGGTCGCCTCCGCGAGCTCGCGGGACTCCCTCCAGAGGCCCGCATCATTTCTTTCTCTGGCGGATTGAACCCCACTCGAGGTGTTGACATCGTCGTGAGGGCGTTGCCGTTGCTACCGGACGACGTACATTTCGTCATGCTCGGGTTCGGTTCTCAGGACTACCTGCTCGAATTGCGGAGTCTCGCGGCCAGTCTCGGCGTAGCGGATCGGATCCACGTCGTGGGCCCAGTTCCCTCAGGTGAGGTGCCGGGGACTTTGTCAGACTCTGATGTTGCCTACGTATTCTTGAGGCCCGATTGTCTCAATCACGAGTTCGCGCTTCCAAACAAACTGTTTGAAGCGATCTCGGCCGGGCTTCCGGTCGTGGCATCAGAGCTCCCGGAAGTGTCACGACTAGTCTCGGAGGAAGGCGTCGGGCGGGTCTTCAGTGGAGAGGATCCTCGTGAGCTTGCGAAGGCAGTAGCGTCCGTGCTGGATGATGGTGACGGCTTTCGGCAAGCATCGGAGACTGCTCGTGTGAAGATCACATGGGACGCAGAAGCAGCCGGGCTAATCCGTCTGTACCAGAACGTTCTGTCGCGAGACGGCCTCAGCAAAGCGTGACGATGCGTCCTACCCTGTTGATCCTCTCCTTCTCACCAATTGCTGCCGACGCCCGGGTATTGAAACAGGTGAGACTCTGCTCGGAGACGTACGACGTGACGACCTGCGGTTACGGTCCCGCGCCAGAGGGAGTCGTCGAGCATATCCGCATTCCCGATGAGCTGATCTACTGGCGCAAGGATCGGAAGCTCCTCATCACGAAGCAGTATCGGGCAGTCCTCGAGAAGCAGGAGGTTAACGCCTACCTGCGCCCGATACTCTCGGACAGGATCTTTGACGTCATCCTCGCGGACGACATCGACCCAGTCCCGCTCGCACTCGAACTGGCGCCGCGTGGCGGCGTCCATGCCGACCTCCACGAGTACTCTCCGGGCCAGAAGCAGGACGATTGGAAGTGGCGTGCCTTCGTCGGGCCTTACATCTCGTGGCTCGTGCGGACCTTTGTTACCCGCGCCGATCGCGTCACCACTGTCTGCGACGGGATTGCGGACGAGTACGGGCGACGTTTCGGCCTCGAAGCGAGTGTCGTCATGAACGCGACGCCGCTGCACGAGCTTGCTCCTCGGCCGACGGAAGAACCGGTCCGGCTCGTCCACTCGGGAGCGTGCCTCCGCAACCGCAATCTCCAGGTCATGATCGATGCGATGAACGAGGTGGAGCCCGGGCGTTTCATTCTCGATTTCTACCTGACGCCCAACGACCCGGGCTACCTCGCTGAGCTCAAGGAGCAGGCGGAGCAGACCCCCGGAGTGACGATCCACGATCCAGTCGAGTACGACAGGCTCGTCGCCCTGCTCAACGAGTACGACCTTGGCGTCTTTCTTCTGCCGCCGGTCAACTTCAACTACCGGTTTGCGCTGCCGAACAAGTTCTTCGACTTCATTCAGGCCCGCCTCGGCATCATCATCGGACCGAGTCCGGAGATGGAGAAGATTCTCAATCGCGAAGGCCTCGGTGCCGTCTCAGGAGACTTCACGGCCTCCGCGCTCGCGGAGACGCTCAACTCCGTGACACGGGACGATATCGAGCGCTGGAAGATGAACTCCCACGAATCAGCGGAAGCTTTCTCGGCTGAGCGGCAGTCCCAGGGGTGGATCGAGTCGGTCGCCGCTCTTGCCGGTCGCGCGATCGCGAAGGACTGAAACGACGCGGTCGGCGGCCTGCCCGTCGCCGTACGGAGTCTCGTCAGTCTCAGCTGGGCGGGGGCGCGTCGCAGCGGCGACGAGCCCGCTCGGCTCGACGAGGACATTCCACCCGAGTTCGACGGTCTCCACCCATTCAGTCTGGGGTCTGACGGTCGTGCATGGCGTGCGCAGGAGGAATGCCTCCTTCTGTAGACCGCCGGAGTCCGTGATGATCCCGCGGGCTGATCTGGCCGACGCCAGGAGCTGCGGGTAGGGGAGCGACTCGAGGACATGCAGGGAGCCGCCCTCGAGTGTGATGCCGTGCTGGCCCGCCTTGGCCACGAGGCGAGGGTGGGCGAGGATGACGACCGGGTGATCCACGCTCTGCAGGGAGTCGATGATCGTCTTGAGCCTCTCGGGCGAATCGGTGTTCTCGGCCCGGTGGATAGTAGCGAGAGAATAGCTGTCCGGCTCGAAGCCCAGCTTCTCCGTGATCGGTGAGGCGTCATCGTCGAGGGCCGCGACTTCGTTCATGAGCACATCGGTCATGACGTCCCCGACGACGACAGTGCGGTCGGCAAGCCCCTCTGCTGCGAGGTGGTCTGCCGCGACATCGGTGGGTGCGAGGAGCAGGTCGGCCGCGTGGTCCGTGAGGACGCGGTTGATCTCCTCGGGCATGGCGCGGTTGAAGGACCGGAGCCCGGCCTCGAGGTGTGCCAGTGGGTAGTGAAGTTTGACGGCGCTCACGGCGGCGGCGAGTGTCGAGTTGGTATCCCCATAGACGAGCACCCAGTCGGGATCATGCGCTGTGATGACGTCATCAAGCCTGCCCATCATGTCGCCCGTCTGCTTGCCGTGCGAGCCGGACCCGACCCCGAGATGCTCATCAGGAGCAGGAATCTTGAGGTCCTCGAAGAATACGTCCGAGAGAAGCGGGTCATAGTGCTGGCCCGTGTGGACGATGATGTGCTCAATTCCCGCGCGCTCGCACGCGTGGGCGATCGGGGAGAGCTTGACGAACTGGGGGCGGGCACCGACGACGCTGAGTATCTTCACGCCCTCAGGATAGGTCATAGCAGGAAACGGGTAGTGTTGACCTATGCGAGTTGTAGCGGTCAGTACCTGGTTCCCAACGAAGAGAGCCCCGTCTTCCGGCGCATTTGTCGTCAAAGACGTGGTGGCCATCGAAGACGCCGGGAATGAGGTGAAGCTCGTTCACCTCGTGCCGCCCCATCAGGATGACGGGACGCGCCACGTTGTCCACGAGGGCATTACAGTCCTCAGGCTGCCCTTCGATCCGAAGAGCCCGATGGACATGGCCGCCGTGGTGCGGCAACTCCCCTCGGTGCTCGAGGGAGCCGACCTCGTCCATTCGATGGCGGTCTCGTCGCTCGGTCCGCTCACACTGCTCAAGGCTGCTGGCAGGCTCACGATCCCGTGGGTCCACACGGAGCACTGGTCGGGTCTCACCAACCCGGAGACGCTCACGCCGTTCCTGTGGGCATCGCGCCCCGTGGTCGGCCGTGCGCTCTCAGCACCCGACACGGTAACGGCCGTATGTGAGTACCTCGCTGATCCGATCCGCGAATATCGCGGGGACCGGCCCGTCGAGATCGTTCCCTGCATCGTCCCCGGAGCGGAGGAGATCATCGAACCGCCCTCGATCGACGACGTCGGCGAGCTTCGGATGGTGACCGTCGGCGGCCTCATCGAACGGAAGAACCCGATGATGGCACTCGATGTGACCGAGGAGCTTCTAAGCCGTGGCATCAACTCCCGCATGATCTTCGTCGGCGATGGTTCGCTCCGCGCGGCCATCGAGGAGCGGGCGGCAGAGGAGCCGCTGCGCGGCCACGTCACCCTCACGGGAAACCTGGACCGCGCCGGGGTCGTCCAGGCGCTCAACGACTCCCACGTGTTCCTCGGCCCGACGAACGGCGACAACTTCTTCGTCTCCTGCGCGGAGGCGATCGCCCAGGGCCGCCCCGTTGTTGTGTCCGATAAGGGCGGCCAGGGCGAGTACGTGAAGCCGATTGCCGGTCGTGTCCTCTCCAATGCGTCGGCTGCCGAGTACGCGGATGCGGTCCTCGCGGTCGTCGGCCGGGCCAGCGCCCAGGAGATCGCCGACTCGATCGGCACCGACTTCCACCCGGACTCGGTCGGCCACGGCTACCGCGACGTCTACGACAACGTCTTGGCGGGCCGCCGGTGAGCCACCGCGTCGACGTCATCATCGCCTGCCATTCGCCGTCGCGGCCTGTCGGTCGCGCGGTCGCCTCGGTCCTGGATGGGAATCGAGAAGACGTCCGACTCACTGTCGTCTGCCACAACGTGGCGGTTGACAAGATTCGGGACGTGATCGCCGAGCGGCACCTCTCTGACGTGACGTTCCTGCACCTGGAAGACGGAATCCGTTCGGCGAGCGGACCGTTCGAACACGGCACGGCCCATGCGACCGGCGAGTTCGTGTCGATCCTCGGCTCGGATGACACGCTCCAGCCGGGTGCGGTGCGGGAGTGGCTGGACCTGGCTCAGGATACAGGCGCCGAGGTTGTCATCACCCGGCTCCTTCTCGAGGGCAGGGTCGTGCATACCCCGCCTGCCCGTCCGTTCCACCGAGGCCTGGCGGATCCGGTCAGGGACCGTCTGAGCTACCGAAGCGCACCTCTTGGCCTCGTCTCCCGGGCCGCTCGGGAGCGGACGGGCGCACGCCTGGTCGCAGGTGCCCAGGTCGGCGGTGACGTCCCCTATGTCACCGAGCTGTGGTTCGGAGCGAAGACTGCGGTCCAGCGATCGGGGCCCGGCTACAACATCGGGGAGTCGGCGACCGATCGAGTTACGTACAACCCGCGCCCTATCGCCGACGAGTTCTCTTTCATTCACACGCTCCTTGATGCGGATTGGTATCGACAGCTCGCGGCAGATCAACGCGTGGCGATCGCGGCGAAGCTGCTGCGGATCCATGTCTTCGGCGTCATCACCAACCGGCCGGGCCCGAGCTGGTGGACGGAGGAGCAGCGCGGCGCACTTGCACGGGCCGCTGGCCGAGTCGTCGATTCTGCACCTGGGGTGCTGGACAGACTGTCGATCGCCGATAACAGGGTTGTCGAGGCTATCCGCAATCAGGATGTTCCCGCCGAGACTCTGATCGAGCTCGCTCATGCTCGGCGCCGACACGGTATGCCGCTCACTCTCGTCCCGCGAAGTCTACGGATGCTGTTCGCGCGGGAGGCTCCGCTGCGGTTCATGGCGGCGTCTCTTCTGACAAGGTGACTGCGCTCTCAGCCCATCGCCCCCGCGAGGCATATAGTCCCTGGAGTAGGATCACTGAAGGCGCGAACGGCGTAATAGGCAGCGTTGAGATGATTGAGGAGCTTGCATGCGCATTGCAGTAGTCGCATTGGGAAAGATCGGATTGCCGCTTGCGGCCCAGTTCGCGGATGCGGGGCACGAGGTGATCGGCGTCGATGTATCCCAGAGGGTCGTCGACTCCGTCAACGCCGCCACGGAGCCCTTCCCGGGCGAGGCCCACCTCCAGGAGTACCTCGAGAGGCTCGTGCCCTCTGGCCAGCTCCGTGCGACCACCGACTACGCCGAGGCGATTCCCGGCGCGGACGCGATCGTCCTCGTCGTGCCGCTGTTCGTCAACGACGAGACGTGGGAACCCGACTTCGGGTGGATGGATGCGGCGACGAAGTCGCTCGCCGAGCACCTCACCCCCGGCACCGTCATCTCCTACGAGACCACCCTCCCCGTCGGGACGACGCGGGGCCGCTGGAAGCCGATGATCGAAGAGATCTCCGGCCTCGTCGAGGGCACGGACTTCCACCTCGTCTTCTCTCCCGAGCGGGTACTGACCGGCCGCGTATTCGAGGACCTGCGCCGCTACCCGAAGCTCGTCGGCGGGCTCAACGCCGAGGGTGCACAGAAGGCCGTCGAGTTCTACGAGGCTGTCCTCACGTTCGATGAGCGCCCTGACCTTGCCGAGCCGAACGGCGTGTGGGATATGGGGAGTGCCGAGGCGGCCGAGATGGCGAAGCTGGCTGAAACCACGTACCGCGACGTCAACATCGGGCTCGCCAACCAGTTCGCGGTCTACGCGGACAAGGAGGGCATCGACGTCAACCGTGTCATCGACGCCTGCAACTCCCAGCCCTACTCCCATATCCACCGCCCCGGCATCGCCGTCGGCGGGCACTGCATCCCGGTCTACCCCAGGCTCTACCTCTCGACCGACCCGGACGCATCGATTGTCCGCACTGCTCGATCCTTCAACGCGGGTATGCCCTCCTACGTCGTCGGTCGCGTCGAGGAGCTCATCGGCAGCCTCGACGGCCTCCGAGTCGTCGTCCTCGGCGCCTCCTACCGGGGCAAGGTGAAGGAGACCGCCTTCTCGGGAGTCTTCGCCACGGTCGAGGAGCTGACAAAGCGCGGCGCATCGGTCGCAGTCCATGACCCGATGTACTCGGACGAAGAGATCGCCGGCTTCGGTTGGGAGCCGTACCACCTCGGTGAGGATGTCGATGTCGCGATCGTCCAAGCCGACCATGAGGAGTACAAGACGCTCAAGGCGGACGACCTGCCCGGTGTCCGACTGCTCGCCGACGGCCGCCGCGTCACCGACCCCGCTCTGTGGTCCGGTGTCGTCCGAGTTGTCATCGGTGATTCCCTCAGCAGCTGACGGTGGATGCGCCAGCCTCGCTGCTCGTCGCAGGGACACTCGTAGGACTGCTCCTACCTGGATACCTGCTGCTGCGTGGGCTGCGCATCCCGCCCATCGTCGCCCTCGGGGCTGGCCCGGCCATGCTTGCCGGGGCTCTCACACCCCTGACGATCCGCCTCACGGGCTCCCTCGCCACGGGGGATGGGTGGGCGGTGACCGCGTGGGCCGTTGCGGGCGTCATGGCGCTTGTCGGCCTCATCCTGTGGGCCCTGTCGCCTCGGCTCGCCGCCGCTGAGAGGGAGCCATCCCGGCTCCTCCTGGGAGTCGCCCTTGGTGCGCTGGTTCTCAGCTGCGTGATCACCACCTACCAGGTGCTGGACGGCATGGGCGCGCTCGATGTCCCGCTGCAGCGGCGCGACTCGGTCTCCCACTACAACGCGATCGCCGGGATCTTCAACGAGTGGGGCACCGTCCACCCGCTCGAGACCCGCGGTTGGATGGTCGGAGCGACCGGCTCCGTCTCCTTCTATCCATCGACCTTCCATGCGCTCGCGGCCGCCATCCCCGTCTCTCAGGCCGTCGTTGCCGGCAACGTCCTCGCCATCGTCACCACGCTCGTGTGGATCATCGGACTGACGAGCCTCGCCCGGGTGCTCTTCCCCGGGCACCCCGGCGCGTGGATCGCCGCCCCTCTCCTCACGCTCGCCACGCTGTCCTTCCCCTTCATCCCCATGTTCCGCCAGGGGCAGTGGCCGTTCGGACTGGCGCTCGCGCTGACGCCCGGGCTGCTCGCCCTGCTCGTCCATTCGGTGCGGTCGAGGTCGATTCCCGGCGGACTGGCGGTTATCCTCGGCCTCGCGGGCATTATCAGCGCCCACCCGAGCGGGGCTGCCGTATTCGCGGCCGTGGTCT
This is a stretch of genomic DNA from Flaviflexus salsibiostraticola. It encodes these proteins:
- a CDS encoding ABC transporter ATP-binding protein, producing MKKLLNLVKQLLLALPAGSRRFIRVFAAALSALALLDIAALGILALLLGPLISGTSVTVPVIGITLSEPSDFGVALGIVCGLILLKGFLGIVVQRLSTRRFARFEQALGAKLLDSFFFAPWLDRLSRNSSDLVRSTDVGVSSTVSGILIPYTQLMGEIATFVAVITVLLIATPAMAIGAVVYFAAVGFFLSRWVLARAVKAGRDNRDYSTRSVRLISEMVQSLKEVTLRNKGDEIQNVVLDVRQKASTARANQVFLGSVPRYVLEMALIGGLAIAAAYGYSESGMEGAVAQLALFGVAGFRLVPAVTRFQTIMAQTAAAMPYAERVLDEIEIGRQNRESYAVKQSGRTLDSEVRNLRLDNVSFRYPNASSLAVDGVSFDIPFGSSLALVGESGSGKSTLVDIMLGLLEPTDGALFIDDVPMSEAMASWQSRVGYVPQHVAIFDSTVAHNVALTWEDSLIDDDRVRRALERAQLLDVIEARPEGIHGKVGEGGISLSGGQRQRLGIARALYSDPIVLVMDEATSALDTATEAAVTDAVRALAGDVTTIVVAHRLATIRHSDQVCFMKDGKVAARGTFDEVVRDEPEFARQALLAGLTPDGNLKNYG
- a CDS encoding glycosyltransferase family 4 protein gives rise to the protein MSVDAAGHISAEPDTLNSSLLQPLTAKQRAVKKLKDAGYRVANTIDSPLGLASWWMRMVAELKAFEPDLIHCNDGNTLVPGYLAARALKVPFVYDSHELWLHRATKKNRIMAPHVEALYERVTVPAAAGVITVSDSIARWLKDKYRLRTLPTVVRNAPDPIDDVPGRLRELAGLPPEARIISFSGGLNPTRGVDIVVRALPLLPDDVHFVMLGFGSQDYLLELRSLAASLGVADRIHVVGPVPSGEVPGTLSDSDVAYVFLRPDCLNHEFALPNKLFEAISAGLPVVASELPEVSRLVSEEGVGRVFSGEDPRELAKAVASVLDDGDGFRQASETARVKITWDAEAAGLIRLYQNVLSRDGLSKA
- the wecB gene encoding non-hydrolyzing UDP-N-acetylglucosamine 2-epimerase, giving the protein MKILSVVGARPQFVKLSPIAHACERAGIEHIIVHTGQHYDPLLSDVFFEDLKIPAPDEHLGVGSGSHGKQTGDMMGRLDDVITAHDPDWVLVYGDTNSTLAAAVSAVKLHYPLAHLEAGLRSFNRAMPEEINRVLTDHAADLLLAPTDVAADHLAAEGLADRTVVVGDVMTDVLMNEVAALDDDASPITEKLGFEPDSYSLATIHRAENTDSPERLKTIIDSLQSVDHPVVILAHPRLVAKAGQHGITLEGGSLHVLESLPYPQLLASARSARGIITDSGGLQKEAFLLRTPCTTVRPQTEWVETVELGWNVLVEPSGLVAAATRPRPAETDETPYGDGQAADRVVSVLRDRATGKSGDRLDPPLGLPLSRESFR
- a CDS encoding glycosyltransferase family 4 protein, with the translated sequence MVAIEDAGNEVKLVHLVPPHQDDGTRHVVHEGITVLRLPFDPKSPMDMAAVVRQLPSVLEGADLVHSMAVSSLGPLTLLKAAGRLTIPWVHTEHWSGLTNPETLTPFLWASRPVVGRALSAPDTVTAVCEYLADPIREYRGDRPVEIVPCIVPGAEEIIEPPSIDDVGELRMVTVGGLIERKNPMMALDVTEELLSRGINSRMIFVGDGSLRAAIEERAAEEPLRGHVTLTGNLDRAGVVQALNDSHVFLGPTNGDNFFVSCAEAIAQGRPVVVSDKGGQGEYVKPIAGRVLSNASAAEYADAVLAVVGRASAQEIADSIGTDFHPDSVGHGYRDVYDNVLAGRR
- a CDS encoding glycosyltransferase family A protein, producing MSHRVDVIIACHSPSRPVGRAVASVLDGNREDVRLTVVCHNVAVDKIRDVIAERHLSDVTFLHLEDGIRSASGPFEHGTAHATGEFVSILGSDDTLQPGAVREWLDLAQDTGAEVVITRLLLEGRVVHTPPARPFHRGLADPVRDRLSYRSAPLGLVSRAARERTGARLVAGAQVGGDVPYVTELWFGAKTAVQRSGPGYNIGESATDRVTYNPRPIADEFSFIHTLLDADWYRQLAADQRVAIAAKLLRIHVFGVITNRPGPSWWTEEQRGALARAAGRVVDSAPGVLDRLSIADNRVVEAIRNQDVPAETLIELAHARRRHGMPLTLVPRSLRMLFAREAPLRFMAASLLTR
- a CDS encoding nucleotide sugar dehydrogenase, which gives rise to MRIAVVALGKIGLPLAAQFADAGHEVIGVDVSQRVVDSVNAATEPFPGEAHLQEYLERLVPSGQLRATTDYAEAIPGADAIVLVVPLFVNDETWEPDFGWMDAATKSLAEHLTPGTVISYETTLPVGTTRGRWKPMIEEISGLVEGTDFHLVFSPERVLTGRVFEDLRRYPKLVGGLNAEGAQKAVEFYEAVLTFDERPDLAEPNGVWDMGSAEAAEMAKLAETTYRDVNIGLANQFAVYADKEGIDVNRVIDACNSQPYSHIHRPGIAVGGHCIPVYPRLYLSTDPDASIVRTARSFNAGMPSYVVGRVEELIGSLDGLRVVVLGASYRGKVKETAFSGVFATVEELTKRGASVAVHDPMYSDEEIAGFGWEPYHLGEDVDVAIVQADHEEYKTLKADDLPGVRLLADGRRVTDPALWSGVVRVVIGDSLSS